The Magnetococcales bacterium DNA window GCCCCGTGGTGGCCCTTGGACCTGCCACCCTTGCTGCGGGATTGGGGAGCGTTCCCGACGGCAGCAAGGGTATGATTTTCCAGGTCGGTGCGAATCACCACCCCGACAAACCGGTCGCCTTCATGGACGGGCAACACCGGACGTTGATTTTGGGTCATCCGTTCCAGGACCGCCTCCACCTCCTCCCCCGGATGGACCGGTGGTCCCGCCGCCAAGCCGCGCCCAGCCTTCACGTCCGCGGTGGTCAGGATGCCGGCGAATCCCTCCTGCCGGAATACCACCACGAAACCGTGTTCCGACATCTCCTTGGCCGCAACGAGCCGCTCGGCAGCGGATCGGACCATGGGATACCGTTGCCGTATCCATCGATCGATTTTCATCCCCCATTCCCCCCCCGGAACGACTCACCCTTGCATCCGCGCCTCAAGGCATGCCAAAAAGAGTCTGGCACACGCACGCCTTGTCGGAAACGATCTTGACTGGACTTTTATGAAGATCGAGCAGTGTAGCTTCGCTGTGGTAGAGAGGATTCAAGCATCCCATAAATGATATAACCTGTACAGAACAAAAAAATGAATCCGCAACTTTTGTCCAACAGGGACCGGACTGGTGTTGACACTTGATAAAATAAGCAAAAACCTTGGAGGGAAACGTCTTTTGGACCAGGCGGAACTGATGATTCATCCCGGTGAACGGGTGGGTCTGATCGGTGCCAACGGTTCGGGAAAGACCACGCTGTTGCGCATGATTCTGGGGGAGGTGGACAGCGACGCAGGTGCGATTTTATTGCGGGGCGGGGCCAGGGCCGGACTGCTGCGCCAGGAGATTCGCGACAGCGGACAGACCCTGATGGCCGAAACCCTGGCCGGCGACGCGGAACTGACCGCCTTGCGCCAGGAACGGACGGCCATCGAAACCCGTCTGCTGTCCAACGTGCCCGACCCTCATCACGACGCCCAGGTGGCCCGCATGGGGGAAATCGATCTGCGTCTGACCACCATCAACGCCTATTCCGCGGAAGGACGGGCCGCGACCATTCTCACGGGACTGGGTTTCGCCTCCGACGACCTGGAACGGCCCTTGAGCACCTTTTCGGGGGGATGGCGCATGCGCTCCCAGTTGGCCCGACTGCTCTTTTCCCAACCCGATCTGCTGTTGCTGGACGAACCCACCAACCATCTGGATCTGGAGTCCGCCGCCTGGCTGGAGGGCCATTTGAAGAAAAACGCCGGTGCCCAGGCGTTGATCATCGTCTCCCACGACCGATCCTTTCTCAACCGCACCACCAACGTCACGGTGGAGCTGGAAAACGGACGGCTCACCCGCTACTCCGGGCCGTTCGACGCCTGGCTGGAACAAAAAGCCGCCAATCTGCAAAGCCAGGAAAAAACCGCGGCGGTCCTGAGTCGCAAGCGGGAGGAACTGGAGTGTTTCATCCGCCGGTTTCGCGCCAAGGCCACCAAGGCCAAACAGGTGCAAAGCCGGGTCAAGGCCCTGGAACGGATGGAACCGGTTCCCCAATCCGCCCCATCGGGTCGCCCCCCCCGGATCCGTTTTCCCACGCCACCCACCTGCGCCCAGGAGGTGATCAAGACCAAACGCCTCTCCAAAAGCTACGAGGGCAAAACCATCCTTTCCGAGGTCAACCTGGAACTCAAAAGGGGTCAGAAAACCGGACTGGTGGGCATCAACGGCGCGGGCAAAAGCACCTTGCTGAAACTGATCGCCGGGGATCTGCAACCCGACTCCGGCAGTGTGGCCATCGGCGAACGGGTACGGGTGGCCCGTTTTGCCCAACACGCCCTGGAGACCCTGCAACCCGGTCAAACCGTGCTGGAATCCGCCGCCTCGGCGGCTCCGGAACATTTTGGCGACACCGCGTTGCGGGCGCTTCTGGGGGGATTGCTTTTTACCGGAGAGGCGGTGAAAACCCGGGTGGCGGATCTGTCTGGAGGCGAACGGGTCCGGTTGGCCCTGGCCCATCTGTTTCTTTCCGGGGCCAACCTGCTATTGCTGGACGAACCGGCCAACCATCTGGACATGGCGGCCCGCGCCGCCCTGGAAGAGGCGTTGAGCGACTATCCGGGGGCCGTGATCCTGGTCACCCACGACCGGGATCTGATGGAAGCCAGTTGTGATGGTCTCTGGGTGGTGGCCAACAAAAATGTGGTGTCCTGGGAAGGCACCCTGGAAAGTTATCTGGAGCAGGCGGTGCGGGAGGACTCCTCCGGCCCCACCCCTTCGCCCTCCACAGCCACCCCGACCACCTCCCCATCCCCCCGGGATCCCAAAGAGATCCGACGTCTCACGGCCCAGATCCGGGACCGGTTGCGCCAGGAGACCCAACAAACCCGCCAGCGACTCAATCGGGTGGAACACTCCATTTCCACCCTGGAAGCGGAACGGGAGCAGTTGCAAGCCATCCTGGCCGCACCCGACGCCTATGCCAGCGACTCCCGGGACACCCTGAAAACCAACGTGGCCCGCCTGGGTCAACTGGAAAGCAAACTGCACGCCGCCATGACCCAATGGGAAGAGCTTTCCCTGACCATCGAGGCCCAAGAAAACGAAGCCGAAGAGGCTTTGGCC harbors:
- a CDS encoding ABC-F family ATP-binding cassette domain-containing protein; its protein translation is MIHPGERVGLIGANGSGKTTLLRMILGEVDSDAGAILLRGGARAGLLRQEIRDSGQTLMAETLAGDAELTALRQERTAIETRLLSNVPDPHHDAQVARMGEIDLRLTTINAYSAEGRAATILTGLGFASDDLERPLSTFSGGWRMRSQLARLLFSQPDLLLLDEPTNHLDLESAAWLEGHLKKNAGAQALIIVSHDRSFLNRTTNVTVELENGRLTRYSGPFDAWLEQKAANLQSQEKTAAVLSRKREELECFIRRFRAKATKAKQVQSRVKALERMEPVPQSAPSGRPPRIRFPTPPTCAQEVIKTKRLSKSYEGKTILSEVNLELKRGQKTGLVGINGAGKSTLLKLIAGDLQPDSGSVAIGERVRVARFAQHALETLQPGQTVLESAASAAPEHFGDTALRALLGGLLFTGEAVKTRVADLSGGERVRLALAHLFLSGANLLLLDEPANHLDMAARAALEEALSDYPGAVILVTHDRDLMEASCDGLWVVANKNVVSWEGTLESYLEQAVREDSSGPTPSPSTATPTTSPSPRDPKEIRRLTAQIRDRLRQETQQTRQRLNRVEHSISTLEAEREQLQAILAAPDAYASDSRDTLKTNVARLGQLESKLHAAMTQWEELSLTIEAQENEAEEALARVRAQDPLAVPSAD